The genomic DNA TGGACCCGGTTGCTTCGCCGGGGAGGCGGGGGGACGCGGGGCGGGGCAGGGTCGGGGTATGAGTGAGTTCGATCCGCCGCCCGGGGTGCCCGTCCGGTATCGCGGTGCGCGGGGGCGGCGGGTCGAGGTGGTGACCGGGCTCGTGGTCGCCGCGACGCTGTTCGGGGGTGGTGCCGCCTTCGGGGAGTGGCTGGCCGTGGGGGAGGATGCCGGTGCCGCTACCGGGGTTTCGCTGGAGCGCTGCGCCGCCGACGACTGAGCGGGGCGTTCACTCCGCCGCCGTCGCCTCCTGGCGCCGTTTGACGTAGTCCCACCAGCGCTGTTCCAGGCGGCCGTTCTCCTCCCGCAGGAACGCGAAGAACTCCGTCGTCTCCTCGATCCGCCGGCCCGCCGGGGTGTCCGGGCCGAGGATGCCGACGCCCGAGTCCAGGGTGTGCTCGAAGCGCCGGATGATCTGCTCCCGCTGGGCGAAGAGCTGGTACCAGCGGTCGCTCTCGATCCGGTACCGCTCGCGCCGCGAGCCCGGCTCGCGTTCCCGGCTGATGAAGCCGACCAGCCCGAGATAGCGCACCGCGCCCGAGACCGCCGCCGGGCTCACGTGCAGCCGCTCGCTCACCTCCGCG from Streptomyces sp. CMB-StM0423 includes the following:
- a CDS encoding GbsR/MarR family transcriptional regulator, producing MADQQRDERGGREERGDGAERREGAVRDSEAVARYVERVAGELTEMGMQRMASRVFACLLADDAGALTAAEVSERLHVSPAAVSGAVRYLGLVGFISREREPGSRRERYRIESDRWYQLFAQREQIIRRFEHTLDSGVGILGPDTPAGRRIEETTEFFAFLREENGRLEQRWWDYVKRRQEATAAE